The following are encoded in a window of Lysobacterales bacterium genomic DNA:
- a CDS encoding peptidylprolyl isomerase, whose translation MNLLSRLFLLALMPLAALPAQAQSLDSQPLDGIVAVVDEDVILRSELQRAVANIVGQYGGRTAQLPPRDVLERQVLDRLILIKLQAQRAATTGIRVSEPEIDGAIADVAQQNGLTIDQLRQELARDGFSFAEFRETMRDELLIQRMRQRFVQTQVAVSDSEIDAVLAGDISLGSEVRLGHILVAVPEGADSQTIQVGREKADGIRRLIDDGMEFSAAAIRYSNAPNALDGGELGWRSLNEVPVAFVELVNSLRPGETSPPVRGPAGFHIIRLHERRSVSQRMVDQYKARHIMIGVDELTSNERARARIEELRAQLQAGADFAELARAHSTDHNTAPLGGDMGWFPVDGYGSGVGAMVVRLADGELSEPFQTDVGWHIMQREGSRQQDVTESYQRAQARESIRARKAEEEWDRFVRRIRNEAYVENRIQIGDDNAG comes from the coding sequence ATGAACCTGCTCTCCCGCCTGTTTCTCCTGGCCCTGATGCCGCTGGCCGCCCTGCCGGCACAGGCCCAGTCGCTCGACAGCCAGCCGCTCGACGGCATCGTCGCCGTGGTCGACGAAGACGTGATCCTGCGCAGCGAACTGCAGCGCGCGGTCGCCAACATCGTCGGCCAGTACGGTGGCCGCACCGCCCAGTTGCCGCCCCGCGACGTGCTCGAGCGGCAGGTCCTCGACCGTCTGATCCTGATCAAGCTGCAGGCCCAGCGCGCCGCCACCACCGGCATCCGCGTCAGCGAGCCGGAGATCGATGGCGCGATCGCCGATGTCGCCCAGCAGAACGGCCTGACCATCGACCAGCTGCGCCAGGAACTGGCCCGCGACGGCTTCAGCTTCGCCGAGTTCCGCGAGACCATGCGCGACGAGCTGCTGATCCAGCGCATGCGCCAGCGGTTCGTGCAGACCCAGGTCGCGGTCAGCGACAGCGAGATCGATGCGGTGCTGGCCGGCGACATCAGCCTGGGCTCCGAGGTCCGGCTGGGCCATATCCTGGTCGCCGTCCCCGAGGGTGCCGACAGCCAGACCATCCAGGTCGGCCGCGAAAAGGCCGATGGCATCCGCCGGCTGATCGACGACGGCATGGAATTCAGCGCGGCCGCGATCCGCTATTCGAACGCGCCGAACGCACTGGATGGCGGCGAGCTGGGCTGGCGCAGCCTCAACGAGGTGCCGGTTGCCTTCGTCGAGCTCGTCAACTCGCTGCGCCCAGGCGAGACCAGCCCGCCGGTGCGCGGCCCGGCCGGTTTCCACATCATCCGGCTGCATGAGCGGCGCAGTGTCAGCCAGCGCATGGTCGACCAGTACAAGGCCCGCCACATCATGATCGGAGTCGACGAGCTGACCAGCAACGAACGCGCGCGCGCCCGAATCGAGGAGCTGCGCGCCCAGTTGCAGGCCGGCGCCGATTTCGCCGAGCTGGCGCGCGCCCACTCCACCGACCACAACACCGCGCCGCTGGGCGGCGACATGGGCTGGTTCCCGGTCGACGGCTATGGCAGCGGGGTCGGCGCCATGGTCGTCCGGCTTGCCGATGGCGAGCTTTCCGAACCCTTCCAGACCGACGTCGGCTGGCACATCATGCAGCGCGAGGGCAGCCGCCAGCAGGACGTCACCGAGTCCTACCAGCGCGCCCAGGCGCGCGAGTCGATCCGCGCCCGCAAGGCCGAGGAGGAATGGGACCGGTTCGTCCGGCGCATCCGCAACGAGGCCTATGTCGAGAACCGCATCCAGATCGGCGACGACAACGCTGGCTGA
- the epmB gene encoding EF-P beta-lysylation protein EpmB → MIAASPAHPQPTDRQPTDSQPSDWRRLWREAITDPAELLDRLGLAAHAARLLPGADTGFPVRVPAGFLARMRPGDPDDPLLLQVLPRAAELLEAPGFVEDAVGDHAARAAAGVIHKYAGRALLVATGACAVHCRYCFRRHFPYARELAAREDWREAVAWIAGQPDVHEVILSGGDPLSLPTARLASLTRQLAGIGHVRALRLHTRLPIVLPERVDGEFLAWLAAVPWPVAVVVHANHGNEIDAATAGALAALRRAGATVLNQSVLLRGVNDQVEALADLSRRLYAAGTLPYYLHLLDRVRGASHFEVDEARARSLHADLRARLPGYLVPRLVREIAGEPGKTPV, encoded by the coding sequence ATGATAGCCGCAAGCCCGGCCCACCCGCAGCCCACCGACCGGCAGCCCACCGACTCGCAGCCCTCCGACTGGCGGCGCCTCTGGCGCGAGGCGATCACCGACCCGGCCGAGCTGCTCGACCGCCTGGGCCTGGCCGCCCACGCCGCCCGGCTGCTGCCCGGTGCTGATACCGGTTTCCCGGTGCGGGTGCCGGCCGGCTTCCTGGCGCGCATGCGCCCCGGCGACCCGGACGACCCGCTGCTGCTGCAGGTGCTGCCGCGCGCCGCCGAGCTGCTGGAGGCGCCCGGCTTCGTCGAGGATGCGGTCGGCGACCACGCCGCCCGCGCCGCGGCCGGCGTCATCCACAAGTACGCAGGGCGCGCCCTGCTGGTCGCCACGGGCGCCTGCGCCGTGCACTGCCGGTACTGCTTCCGGCGACACTTCCCCTACGCCCGGGAACTGGCCGCGCGCGAGGACTGGCGGGAGGCGGTGGCCTGGATCGCCGGGCAGCCGGACGTGCACGAGGTGATCCTGTCCGGCGGCGACCCGCTGTCCCTGCCCACCGCGCGGCTGGCCAGCCTGACCCGGCAACTGGCCGGCATCGGCCACGTGCGCGCCCTGCGCCTGCACACCCGCCTGCCGATCGTGCTGCCCGAGCGGGTCGACGGCGAGTTTTTGGCGTGGCTGGCCGCCGTGCCCTGGCCGGTCGCCGTGGTGGTGCACGCCAACCACGGCAACGAGATCGACGCCGCCACGGCAGGCGCACTGGCGGCGCTGCGCCGGGCCGGCGCCACGGTGCTGAACCAGTCGGTGCTGCTGCGCGGGGTCAACGACCAGGTCGAGGCGCTGGCCGATCTCAGCCGGCGCCTGTACGCGGCCGGCACCCTGCCCTATTACCTGCACCTGCTGGACCGGGTGCGCGGCGCCAGCCACTTCGAGGTCGACGAGGCCCGGGCGCGGTCGCTGCATGCCGACCTGCGCGCCCGCCTGCCGGGCTACCTGGTGCCGCGGCTGGTGCGCGAGATCGCCGGCGAACCGGGCAAGACACCGGTCTGA
- the pdxA gene encoding 4-hydroxythreonine-4-phosphate dehydrogenase PdxA, with translation MATTFLPRLAVTPGEPAGIGMELLVRLAHVPDLAADLVLVGDADHARRTADALGLPLQLDEFDPARRLDGEPRPGVVRCLHRPLPRPPRPGVLDPDNAAGVLDTLAQACDGCLAGRFEALLTLPVHKGVINAGGVAFTGHTEYLAGRCDSPVLMLLVSGTLRVALATTHLPLRAVPDAIDGAGLAATLALLDGGLRRDFGLTAPRIAVLGLNPHAGEDGHLGREEIEVIAPVLADLRGRGLALAGPLAADTAFVAGRREQHDAFLAMYHDQGLPVLKALGFGAAVNVSLGLPVVRTSVDHGVALDIAGSGRADPGSAIAAARLALGIAANRAARR, from the coding sequence ATGGCAACGACCTTCCTGCCGCGCCTGGCGGTCACGCCGGGCGAGCCGGCCGGCATCGGCATGGAACTGCTGGTGCGCCTGGCGCATGTGCCCGACCTGGCGGCGGACCTGGTCCTGGTCGGCGACGCCGACCACGCGCGGCGCACCGCCGACGCCCTGGGCCTGCCGCTGCAGCTCGATGAATTCGACCCGGCCCGGCGACTGGACGGCGAACCCCGCCCGGGTGTCGTGCGCTGCCTGCACCGGCCGCTGCCCCGCCCGCCCAGGCCCGGCGTGCTCGATCCCGACAACGCCGCCGGCGTGCTCGACACCCTGGCGCAGGCCTGCGACGGTTGCCTTGCCGGCCGCTTCGAGGCCTTGCTGACCCTGCCCGTGCACAAGGGCGTGATCAACGCGGGCGGCGTCGCGTTCACCGGCCATACCGAATACCTGGCCGGTCGCTGCGACAGCCCGGTGCTGATGCTGCTGGTCTCCGGCACCCTGCGCGTGGCGCTGGCCACCACCCACCTGCCGCTGCGCGCGGTGCCCGATGCCATCGACGGCGCCGGCCTCGCCGCCACCCTGGCGCTTCTCGATGGCGGACTGCGTCGCGACTTCGGCCTGACGGCGCCGCGCATCGCCGTGCTCGGCCTCAACCCCCATGCCGGTGAGGACGGCCACCTCGGCCGCGAGGAGATCGAGGTGATCGCGCCGGTGCTGGCCGACCTGCGCGGCCGCGGCCTGGCGCTGGCCGGGCCGTTGGCCGCCGACACCGCCTTCGTGGCCGGCCGCCGCGAGCAGCACGACGCCTTCCTTGCCATGTACCACGACCAGGGACTGCCGGTGCTGAAGGCGCTCGGCTTCGGCGCCGCGGTGAATGTCTCCCTCGGGCTGCCCGTGGTGCGCACCTCGGTCGACCATGGCGTCGCGCTGGACATCGCCGGCAGCGGCCGCGCCGACCCGGGCAGCGCCATTGCCGCGGCGCGCCTGGCGCTGGGCATCGCCGCCAACCGGGCCGCCCGGCGATGA
- the msrB gene encoding peptide-methionine (R)-S-oxide reductase MsrB produces the protein MSGAIAGAAARAVPPIRPVLARSPTVKPTDLPADEAHWRQRLTPEQYAVCRCSATEPPFSGRYWDHHEDGEYACVACGAALFDSAAKYDSGSGWPSYTAPVRAGAVAEHVDTSHGMRRTEVRCAHCDSHLGHVFPDGPAPTGLRYCINSAALDFRSRQPGP, from the coding sequence ATGTCGGGTGCCATCGCCGGGGCGGCCGCGCGCGCGGTTCCGCCAATCCGGCCCGTCCTGGCAAGGAGTCCGACCGTGAAGCCAACCGACCTGCCGGCCGACGAGGCGCACTGGCGCCAGCGCCTGACCCCCGAGCAATACGCCGTGTGCCGCTGCTCGGCGACCGAGCCGCCGTTCAGCGGCCGCTACTGGGACCACCACGAGGACGGCGAGTACGCCTGCGTCGCCTGCGGCGCGGCCCTGTTCGACAGCGCCGCCAAGTACGACTCCGGCTCCGGCTGGCCCAGCTACACCGCCCCTGTCCGGGCCGGGGCCGTGGCCGAACACGTGGACACCAGCCATGGCATGCGCCGCACCGAAGTGCGCTGCGCGCACTGCGACTCGCACCTGGGTCATGTGTTTCCGGATGGCCCCGCGCCGACCGGCCTGCGCTACTGCATCAACTCCGCAGCGCTCGACTTCCGGTCGCGCCAGCCCGGGCCGTAG
- a CDS encoding DUF4328 domain-containing protein: MSQPDAATELEETISDEIGALPPVDPVSEPAALDRRWHMVRLVLLAQVVVALVAILGNLAEYRLLADFRDGLYQDDITADRDAQASDQRQSLIGMTQIAVFVVSGVVILLWLYRSARHVRALGATRLQYTPGWTVGWFFIPLFSLWVPYLAVRELWEASNDPARRPRGEGCALLGWWWTLWLANGFAGQAVWRMARSAETVEQFIRLNVVGTLGEVLGIALAAVSLALFADIHGAQRMHAARLTQQSSVPG; this comes from the coding sequence ATGTCACAACCCGATGCTGCAACCGAATTGGAAGAAACGATCAGCGACGAGATCGGGGCGCTGCCGCCCGTGGACCCGGTCAGCGAACCTGCGGCCCTGGATCGTCGCTGGCACATGGTTCGCCTGGTCCTGCTCGCCCAGGTCGTCGTCGCCCTCGTTGCCATCCTTGGCAACCTGGCGGAATACCGCCTGCTGGCCGACTTCCGGGACGGGCTCTACCAGGACGACATCACGGCGGACCGGGACGCCCAGGCCAGCGATCAGCGGCAGAGCCTGATCGGCATGACGCAGATCGCCGTGTTCGTGGTCAGCGGCGTGGTGATCCTGCTCTGGCTGTACCGCTCGGCGCGGCACGTGCGTGCCCTGGGCGCCACCCGCCTTCAGTACACGCCGGGCTGGACGGTCGGCTGGTTCTTCATTCCGCTGTTCTCCCTCTGGGTGCCGTACCTGGCCGTGCGCGAGCTCTGGGAAGCCAGCAACGATCCGGCGCGTCGACCGCGTGGCGAAGGCTGCGCGCTGCTCGGCTGGTGGTGGACCCTCTGGCTGGCGAACGGCTTCGCGGGTCAGGCCGTGTGGCGAATGGCGCGCTCCGCCGAGACCGTCGAGCAATTCATCCGCCTGAACGTCGTCGGAACCCTGGGCGAGGTCCTGGGCATTGCCCTGGCCGCGGTCAGCCTGGCCTTGTTCGCCGACATCCATGGCGCACAGCGGATGCATGCGGCCCGCCTGACGCAGCAGTCGTCGGTGCCGGGCTAG
- the rsmA gene encoding 16S rRNA (adenine(1518)-N(6)/adenine(1519)-N(6))-dimethyltransferase RsmA, with protein MTATGHVPRKRFGQHFLHDPGVLARIVAAIAPQSGQPLVEIGPGEGALTDPLLATGATLTVVELDRDLAARLRARNDPRLAVLEADALTVDFGRLAAAGGGPLRLVGNLPYNVSSPILFHCLEHLDAIADMHFMLQKEVVDRMAAPPGDKTYGRLSVMLQARCSVVPLFDVGPGAFRPPPKVDSAVVRLVPLPADRLPAHDASRFAAIVKAAFAQRRKTLRNALSGVLDADRIAAAGIDPGSRAEQVPVAGFVALAREPAHTS; from the coding sequence ATGACCGCCACCGGGCACGTGCCGCGCAAGCGGTTCGGACAGCACTTCCTGCACGATCCCGGGGTGCTGGCGCGCATCGTCGCGGCGATCGCCCCGCAATCCGGCCAGCCACTGGTCGAGATCGGACCCGGCGAAGGCGCGCTCACCGATCCGCTGCTCGCCACGGGTGCGACCCTGACCGTGGTCGAACTCGACCGCGACCTCGCCGCCCGCCTGCGCGCGCGCAACGATCCACGGCTCGCCGTCCTGGAGGCCGATGCCCTGACGGTGGATTTCGGCCGCCTGGCTGCGGCCGGCGGCGGGCCGCTGCGCCTGGTCGGCAACCTGCCTTACAACGTCTCCTCGCCGATCCTTTTCCATTGCCTGGAGCACCTGGACGCCATCGCCGACATGCACTTCATGCTTCAGAAGGAAGTGGTCGACCGGATGGCGGCGCCGCCCGGCGACAAGACCTACGGGCGCCTGAGCGTGATGCTGCAGGCGCGCTGCTCGGTGGTGCCGCTGTTCGATGTCGGTCCTGGCGCCTTCCGGCCGCCGCCCAAGGTCGATTCCGCCGTGGTGCGCCTGGTGCCGCTGCCGGCCGATCGCCTTCCCGCACACGACGCCTCCCGCTTCGCGGCGATCGTCAAGGCCGCCTTCGCGCAGCGTCGCAAGACCCTGCGCAATGCCCTGTCCGGCGTGCTCGACGCCGACCGCATCGCCGCCGCCGGCATCGATCCCGGCAGCCGCGCAGAGCAGGTTCCGGTCGCAGGCTTCGTCGCCCTGGCCCGGGAACCGGCGCACACCAGCTGA
- the lptD gene encoding LPS assembly protein LptD: MDRPRPPLRRALLPAVVALLLAPATAPAQGCLPGDSDCLEQARRFALCKVNRLLPFHRDDLGRASEREDAEILMDAERFDVSDRQRITLEGAVELRRADQFLAAGRLDYDTVLRQYAVPGPMTYQDEGLLLSAERGEGDLAAGTAVMEGVRYQFMRGRGNGRADRIEVLTPERARMQSMSFSTCDIDSPDWELRARRIDIDQETGTGRARGATLRFLGVPLLYVPYGEFPIDDRRKTGLLYPTVGRSNTGGLDVTLPWYLNIAPNYDLTLYPRAISERGYMLGAEFRYLAAPGHRGRLFGTWLPDDKDYGDSRGYLEFDHHSRLGAQWWLDASIRQVSDDRYFEDLGDSLSIAATSILPSRAGIYGRGQQWNAGLAFDAYKITDPTLPPGLEPFRRLPRITFDSRHDLPVGLVAGVESELVRFTKNRGPESGTRLDLYPYLALPVERSGWFLRPELGWRQTEYEFDLGQGNRSASRGLPVFSVDGGLVFERPLAWRGREYLQTLEPRLYYLNVPYEDQSNLPVFDTQELTFGFGQLFRRNRFVGADRQGDAHQATAALTSRLLTADDGRERASVSLGQIRYFRPQRVQLPGRPVLDASGSAYVGEIGVRLSDDWYASYGGQWNPETDRTDLSNLRLQKRFGERGVANFSYRYRRDSQQQRTFVEQLDLSGFYALNERWRLVGRWNWSMLDKTTLEGLGGLEYESCCYAVRLLARRYVRNTDGDRNNAVYLEVELKGLGNLGRKSEDVLRRAIVGYTRYGE; this comes from the coding sequence TTGGACCGTCCCCGCCCTCCGCTCCGCCGGGCCCTGCTGCCCGCCGTGGTGGCCCTGCTGCTCGCTCCCGCGACCGCGCCGGCCCAGGGCTGCCTTCCCGGCGACAGCGACTGCCTGGAGCAGGCCCGGCGCTTCGCCCTGTGCAAGGTCAACCGCCTGCTGCCCTTCCACCGCGACGACCTCGGCCGGGCCAGCGAGCGCGAGGACGCCGAGATCCTCATGGACGCCGAGCGCTTCGACGTCAGCGACCGCCAGCGGATCACCCTGGAGGGCGCCGTGGAGCTGCGCCGGGCCGACCAGTTCCTGGCCGCCGGGCGGCTCGACTACGACACCGTGCTGCGCCAGTACGCAGTACCCGGCCCGATGACCTACCAGGACGAGGGCCTGCTGCTGTCCGCGGAGCGCGGCGAGGGCGACCTGGCCGCCGGTACCGCGGTGATGGAGGGGGTGCGTTACCAGTTCATGCGTGGCCGGGGCAACGGCCGCGCCGACCGCATCGAGGTGCTCACCCCCGAGCGCGCCCGGATGCAGTCGATGAGCTTCTCCACCTGCGACATCGACTCGCCGGACTGGGAACTGCGCGCCCGCCGCATCGACATCGACCAGGAGACCGGCACCGGCCGCGCACGCGGCGCCACCCTGCGCTTCCTGGGCGTGCCCCTGCTCTACGTCCCCTACGGCGAGTTCCCGATCGACGACCGCCGCAAGACCGGCCTGCTCTACCCCACGGTCGGGCGCTCCAACACCGGCGGCCTGGACGTCACCCTGCCGTGGTACCTCAACATCGCGCCCAACTACGACCTGACCCTGTACCCGCGGGCGATCAGCGAGCGCGGCTACATGCTGGGCGCCGAGTTCCGCTACCTGGCCGCGCCCGGCCACCGCGGCCGCCTGTTCGGCACCTGGCTGCCCGACGACAAGGACTACGGCGACAGCCGAGGCTATCTGGAGTTCGACCACCACAGCCGCCTGGGCGCGCAGTGGTGGCTGGACGCCAGCATCCGGCAGGTCTCCGACGATCGCTACTTCGAGGACCTGGGCGATTCCCTGAGCATCGCCGCGACCAGCATCCTGCCCTCGCGCGCCGGCATCTACGGACGCGGCCAGCAGTGGAACGCCGGCCTGGCCTTCGACGCCTACAAGATCACCGACCCGACCCTGCCGCCCGGTCTGGAGCCGTTCCGGCGGTTGCCGCGGATCACCTTCGACAGCCGCCACGATCTGCCGGTCGGCCTGGTCGCCGGCGTCGAGAGCGAGCTGGTGCGCTTCACCAAGAACCGCGGCCCGGAATCCGGCACCCGTCTCGACCTGTACCCCTATCTGGCGCTGCCGGTGGAGCGGTCCGGCTGGTTCCTGCGCCCCGAGCTGGGCTGGCGGCAGACCGAATACGAATTCGACCTGGGTCAGGGCAACCGCAGCGCCAGCCGCGGCCTGCCGGTGTTCAGCGTCGATGGCGGCCTGGTGTTCGAGCGGCCCCTGGCCTGGCGTGGCCGGGAGTACCTGCAGACCCTGGAGCCGCGCCTGTATTACCTGAACGTGCCCTACGAAGACCAGTCCAACCTGCCGGTGTTCGACACCCAGGAACTGACCTTCGGCTTCGGTCAGCTGTTCCGGCGCAACCGCTTCGTCGGCGCCGACCGTCAGGGCGACGCCCACCAGGCGACCGCTGCCCTGACCTCCCGGTTGCTCACCGCGGACGATGGCCGCGAGCGGGCCAGCGTCAGCCTCGGGCAGATCCGCTACTTCCGCCCGCAGCGGGTGCAGCTGCCCGGGCGACCGGTGCTGGACGCCAGCGGCTCGGCCTACGTCGGCGAGATCGGCGTACGGCTGTCGGACGACTGGTACGCCAGCTACGGCGGGCAGTGGAACCCGGAGACCGACCGCACCGATCTGTCCAACCTGCGCCTGCAGAAGCGCTTCGGCGAGCGCGGCGTGGCGAATTTCTCCTACCGCTACCGGCGTGACTCCCAGCAACAGCGCACCTTCGTGGAACAGCTCGACCTGTCCGGCTTCTACGCCCTCAACGAGCGTTGGCGCCTGGTCGGGCGCTGGAACTGGTCGATGCTCGACAAGACCACGCTGGAGGGCCTGGGCGGGCTGGAGTACGAGAGCTGCTGCTACGCGGTCCGCCTGCTGGCCCGCCGCTACGTCCGCAACACCGACGGCGACCGGAACAATGCGGTCTATCTCGAGGTCGAGCTGAAGGGCCTGGGCAACCTCGGACGCAAGTCGGAGGACGTCCTGCGGCGTGCTATCGTGGGCTACACCCGCTACGGCGAGTAG
- a CDS encoding EAL domain-containing protein, with protein MATAPVRICFVDDLLENAERLVSVLRNAGLAVRPNHVADIEDFAELIAKEAPDLVLVSVPGPVSPADLTDQIGRAGKDVAVIVVVEQMDGEVRIKGFDDGAVAVELRQPALVVAVVKRQFEQLRTRREVRKLETALRESERRCDALLDSSRDPVAYVHEGMHIRANRAYLEMFGFDDFEDIESMPLLDLVASADAEGFKAVLKRMAKGEPPPDSLELHLRSQSGESFPGRMEFSSANYAGEPCVQLIIRKPAEDPALAAELVRLKERDLVTDLYNRTYFTSLLEKAADEAAGGKRNHALLLLEPDDFANLQTQVGVGQGDLLLADLAKATAAVLGPDDVAARFSDHQFAVLTTSAHLDAARELADRVRQRMSDHIFEIGQRSISLTMSVGGALICEKLNRVPALLTQATATCRAAIAEGGNRVILHDPYAEERAESSRNAHWQRLVKEALGHDDGFVLFYQPVVCLQGGDGDYHEVLLRMNSPRGEILPSYFLPAAQQAGMMPQIDRWVVRHALRKLASYGKKPPTFFVSLSAETLEDETFAGWLAEQVREQRVSGERLVLQLSESEAATSVKQLKTLLGHLSQLHIAFAIKDFGAGLASYQLLKHVPAQYLKVDKNYLSDFAGNTEFQKKVTEICEKAHASGMMVIAPHVADMASVSVLYQCGVNFVQGNFLHEPARSMAAGAAAG; from the coding sequence ATGGCGACTGCGCCCGTCCGGATCTGTTTCGTCGACGACCTGCTGGAAAACGCCGAGCGCCTGGTCAGCGTGCTGCGCAACGCCGGCCTGGCGGTGCGGCCCAACCACGTCGCCGACATCGAGGACTTCGCCGAGCTGATCGCCAAGGAAGCGCCGGACCTGGTCCTGGTCAGCGTGCCCGGCCCGGTCAGCCCGGCCGACCTGACCGACCAGATCGGCCGCGCCGGCAAGGACGTGGCGGTGATCGTGGTCGTCGAACAGATGGACGGCGAGGTCCGCATCAAGGGCTTCGACGACGGCGCGGTCGCGGTCGAGCTGCGCCAGCCGGCCCTGGTCGTGGCCGTGGTCAAGCGCCAGTTCGAGCAGCTGCGCACCCGCCGCGAGGTGCGCAAGCTGGAGACCGCGCTGCGCGAGAGCGAGCGCCGCTGCGACGCGCTGCTGGACAGCTCGCGCGATCCGGTCGCCTACGTGCACGAGGGCATGCACATTCGCGCCAACCGCGCCTACCTGGAGATGTTCGGCTTCGACGACTTCGAGGACATCGAGAGCATGCCCCTGCTCGACCTGGTGGCCAGCGCCGATGCCGAAGGCTTCAAGGCGGTGCTCAAGCGCATGGCCAAGGGCGAGCCGCCGCCGGACAGCCTGGAGCTGCACCTGCGCAGCCAGAGCGGCGAGAGCTTCCCCGGGCGCATGGAGTTCTCCAGCGCCAACTACGCCGGCGAGCCCTGCGTGCAGCTGATCATCCGCAAGCCGGCCGAGGACCCGGCGCTGGCCGCCGAGCTGGTGCGCCTGAAGGAACGCGACCTGGTCACCGACCTGTACAACCGCACCTACTTCACCAGCCTGCTGGAGAAGGCCGCCGACGAGGCCGCCGGCGGCAAGCGCAACCACGCCCTGCTGCTGCTCGAGCCCGACGACTTCGCCAACCTGCAGACCCAGGTCGGTGTCGGCCAGGGCGACCTGCTGCTGGCCGACCTCGCCAAGGCGACCGCCGCAGTGCTGGGACCCGACGACGTCGCGGCACGGTTCAGCGACCACCAGTTCGCGGTGCTGACCACCAGCGCCCACCTGGACGCCGCCCGCGAGCTGGCCGACCGCGTCCGCCAGCGCATGAGCGACCACATCTTCGAGATCGGCCAGCGCTCGATCTCGCTGACCATGAGCGTCGGCGGCGCGCTGATCTGCGAGAAGCTGAACCGGGTGCCGGCCCTGCTCACCCAGGCCACCGCCACCTGCCGCGCGGCGATCGCCGAGGGCGGCAATCGCGTGATCCTGCACGACCCCTATGCCGAGGAGCGCGCCGAGTCCTCGCGCAACGCCCACTGGCAGCGCCTGGTCAAGGAGGCGCTCGGCCACGACGACGGCTTCGTGCTGTTCTACCAGCCGGTGGTCTGCCTGCAGGGCGGCGACGGCGACTACCACGAGGTCCTGCTGCGCATGAACAGCCCGCGCGGCGAGATCCTGCCCAGCTACTTCCTGCCGGCCGCGCAACAGGCCGGGATGATGCCGCAGATCGACCGCTGGGTGGTCCGCCACGCCCTGCGCAAGCTGGCCAGCTACGGCAAGAAGCCGCCGACCTTCTTCGTCAGCCTGAGCGCCGAGACCCTCGAGGACGAGACCTTCGCCGGCTGGCTGGCCGAGCAGGTGCGCGAGCAGCGGGTCAGCGGCGAGCGCCTGGTGCTGCAGCTCAGCGAGAGCGAGGCGGCGACCAGCGTAAAGCAGCTCAAGACCCTGCTCGGCCACCTGTCGCAGTTGCACATCGCCTTCGCGATCAAGGATTTCGGCGCGGGTCTTGCGTCCTACCAGCTGCTCAAGCACGTGCCTGCGCAATACCTGAAGGTCGACAAGAACTATCTGTCCGACTTCGCCGGCAACACCGAGTTCCAGAAGAAGGTCACCGAGATCTGCGAGAAGGCCCATGCCAGCGGCATGATGGTGATCGCTCCGCACGTGGCCGACATGGCCAGCGTCAGCGTGCTCTACCAGTGCGGCGTGAACTTCGTGCAGGGCAACTTCCTGCATGAGCCGGCGCGCTCCATGGCCGCCGGCGCCGCAGCGGGCTGA